TGTAGCattaatgattaatttctttgttttttttcccttcaccCGCTCCCCGCTTTTTTGGATTTTAAAAAAGACCCCCTTTCAGTTACTCTGTTCCCCTCTCCAGGTTCGTGAGTGCTTCTGTCTGTCCCCTACCCTTCTGTACACTTTCACTCTCCTCCTCCGCAGTGGTATATTTACAGGACGTAGTCTGGCTCTGTACCTTGGGGGGTATTTGGCGAAgcttgccccccctcccctcatgcTCTGAGGGGGCAATGCCctaccaacacttctgtcctctGCTCTACCTACTTCCTCACGGTAGCCGTGGCGACGGAGATAAGGTTCCAACGTTGCTAAGCGATTGGTGAGTTCCGTGATGCGCTTCTGCAGGAGAGTGACTTCCTTGAACAGATCGTTGAGGGACTCTGAGAGTGGGCGCACCCTGTAGGACACAGATGACATTGCAGTTATATTCTATAGTTTTCTGTTTGCAGTGGGTTCATGACGGCGTGCACTTTCTACTAATGTAGTGCTTTGTTAGAAATAATGAATTGTAATTCTTTTGTTTATCAAAATTCATTCATCTGACACAAATTAGCTTTGTAGCGAGGGGTGATGTGTGATTTGATGGGTTAAACATCTAtgcttgtgatcggaaggttgctggttcaaaccctcTCCTGGTAGAACAGTTGCATCCCCCCCCtaactgtgtgtgtctcaaaacAGAGTAAGATAAGAGAACGCTCCAGTGTTTTCAGGCTCTGTATGCTAACCCTCACAGAGGTCTCAGGGTAGACCCCATCACATGCTTGGTGCTTAACCTTAAATTTAGTTTTAATGTCTCCTTGCCAAGTAATCAAACACGTTTGATTAACTGATCATACGGAGCAAAAAGACTTAAAGAAATGTGAATGATATTATTTAAAGATTAATTGAATCTGCCTTAATTTATTGTGCCATTTTGCTTAATATATCCATTTGCCACTTGGAACAGAGACTAAAATTAATGCAATACACCTAAAGGGatataattataatttaaaCGAGATCAAACTTTTGATTGGCGTTATGGACTAggtttgaggagggtgcggggggcactgacccccctgcagtcGCCTGAGTCAAAAATGCAATTAATTGGCAAGACCAGCATTGCACATGTTCTTTGTTGGCACGTTCCTTGTTGGTATGGTATCCGTAGACAAAATAATAGGTTATGTGTACATCAGATATGTGCATTAACACATAAGGTAAGCAggatgcagcccccccccccccccacaagagcAAACAACAAACTCAGTCTATGGTTTCTGTTTCCTCCTGTTTTCTTCCACAAAAGCACACACGGGGGAATGCTTTGAGAAGAACAGTTGCCTGTACCACATTTTACAGTAAACGGAAATTGCTTTTTTGTATAATACTTTATTAGGTGGTAGGATACCTATACTACAGGacgcagtcacacacacagcctgaacAACACTCACTCTGCACCGTCGTtattaaaggctgttttgttagTCCTTTTTCAGCCTTCATGCTGTGTAGGAAAATGAACTTTAAATGACCGGAAAAGTTACACGACGCTATATGGCGGACTTGGAGTCGTGCCACTTTGCTGCCTGGGTACCTGGAATAGTCCGGCAACAGTGCGCTGGGCTGGGAGAGCAGCATGTGCTTGATCTCGTTAAAGATCCGTTTCCCCCACACATCGAGAACCCGGGTCATGCTGCGTACCGAGGCCACGTTCACGTTGTCCGCTGTCATGGTAACAGAGACACTGATGTGTCACTCACATTTGACTAGTCAAACTGTACTGAAAGTCATATTAACACTGAAAAATAATCATCAGTATCAACAAATCGACAAATAATCTTGGATGATCACTAGCAGTGCATGCAAAACATGCTAACAATGTTACTACAATGTGTTCTTCAAAGCATAAtgattcttttattttcttatttcatatggaaaatgtgcaaaCAATTAAGTGAAGCCACCCTCTCACATCCTTCTCTGTAGTTCCAGAATCCGTAGTCAATTTCATTGGACTCCACAGCCAATAGTTTTGCGGGCACCATGGCAACCAGCAGCATCATCGTCataatggggggaggggccatGTTGATAAGATACAGCTGTACCTGGGAGAAAATTCCAGAAAAAAATGATCAATAGAATTCTTTGCACTCGGTCGACCTGAACATTTTTTCCATTCTTGTTTCCAGTGCTCTGGAGTAAATGACTGAAAGCAGTGCAGGGCGACTCTGTGCTCGTTTTTCCACCTAGTTTGGCCAAGTTATCTCCTTAGGTAATAGCATAATTTCCAATGAATGTGCTTTAAtaagtttttaaaattttgATCACAGAGATAAACATTCTCCTTCCAGAATATGGATCAGCAAAACATCACGGccactcttcaaaacaacatcTACTGAGTGAATAGAAGGAAGCATCAGCTGTCTTGGTCAAGGGGAGCAAGTGTTGTGACTCGATAAACACACTGGAAGTTTAGCTCTCAGATAAGTGCCTTTTGTGTGAGCACTGTAGGGAAATTATGCCGAGATGTGGCAAGAGGACAGACAAACGGGTAATATGGATCCACAGGAAGGAAAatattgattgtgaaagaagtaATGGCATGATGACTGTGGAGAAACAGCCACTGGGCAAAATAAAATCAAGCGATAATATACAAAACTACCAGTATGGCGATTAGAAAAGTTTGGACATTTATGTTGCACATTACGCAAGGCAGTCTGCGTCCTATGACTGACCGAAACTCAGAAAGAGATGCAAGGAGGAGCTGGGATTTTAAACATCCCCCAAAGATATCAGACATAGCAAAAGGAATAACATTTCAGATAATAAATGCTTTTTCTTTGACCAAAGGCTTTTTTAAAAAGTGCCACTGAATTGCTAGATAGCGCAACATTAAAAATGTGCATTACTTTGGCACAACATCATAAAATGTGCGGAACACACCATAATATCTGTAAAGAAAACACAAAGTATCACCTATAATCAGCATATTTATCGTTTTGTTCTATTCAGGATTCTAATTTCCCACATAACTCAAAGAGGCTAATATAACTAGATGCCAGTGGCTGTTGTATGTTTTAAAAACCACCCAagataacaaaaaaaagaaaagaaaatactATAAAAATGGAGATAATGACATAGAGGTATCAAGTGTACTCACGCTCTGAAGAGGAGAAATTTCCCACCTCGAAACTTTGCACCCTAATTATTGTTCGGATAATTTGGCTTATATGTTTATACAAGGTGATTTTCTCTTCCCTGTGACAGTTTTGTTTTTACTGCACCGTACTCTGCATGCGCCGTCAGCGGCAGTAATGCGTTGCGGCCTGATGACAGCGGTCACGCTCAGAGACCCAGCCTCGTCCGAGGAAAAAGACGGCGTCTGAGCGAACGCTACGTCGACTCCGACACCCAGCTTCCCGTCCCGAGCCTTCCTATCCCTCTCCAGCTGTTACcagatgtttgcttttttttcctgcatttcTTCTTTCTCCAGGGCTTCTGCCTTCCTTTTTCCTCCTCTCAATGACAGGTTATTGGTTGCCGCTACTATTGCTTGGAAGGTGGTTCTGTTAATGCCTGTTAAAATTCATACACCATATGTGCGCCCTACTATCTTATCGACGTCATCTTACTGGCAGACGGTTCAGAATGTCAAAATATGCAGTGTTACTTTTTAGGCATAATTCATGTccggaaataaaaaaatcaattaaattgATATAATGATTTTCCATTTACATGCATTACTACCCAGGTGCTGATTTTCCTCCCGTAGAAGAATGTGGGGGTGTGATTTCAGGTCAACGGGAGAGCGAAAGaaggagaaaggaggcagggtTGGAACAGCCAACATGTTTCGTATTCACTGGCGACCAGATGTTGGTTCTGTTCCCGCTCCTGCTCCCACTTTCAGTGCTTTTGTGAAGTTGCTAAATATGAGGTCAGTATTGGCTCCGTTTGTTTTCCGAAACGTAAATGACTGTTTTCTCGGAGAGACTGCTGACCATTGGTCTAGTGCACGCAAGCTGCCCCTCATTCAAACAACAGATCTGTTTATAATTAAAATGGCAATTGGCAAATTCTGTTCACTCTATGCCTGTTTATATCTCTAAGAAGGGGAGAGTAATGCAAAAGACAGAGAGAAATCTCACATTTATGCTCAGGGAAATAATGCAACAAAAttcaacagggaaaaaaaaaacgaaaaaaagcATTGAAGATGAGTCAGTcacaaaatgaaaatattacaaaagAAAATCACTGTTCTGGTGTTAAATACTGCAAAGAACACACTGTCACCCAAAGTGACTTCTTTCCGATAAAAGCCCGTTTGATGCCGAGCCAGTCTTTTTCCCAACAGACTTTCTTTGACTGTTCTttttataaatgtttgtttacattgtGTGATATTTGTGACATTATTTCATCATTAAATGCATGACAAACACATTGCAGCGCACGCTAATTTGTCATCATTCAAAGAGGTTGCCACCTCGTCCAGTTACTTTCCAGTAACATCCAAGGAATTTGaattaggtttttttttcacaataaaTCTCAATTATCATTGcataatgctgctgttttacaaatTACCCTTAATTGCGCGTGCTGCAGGCTGAAGATCTTAAGTAGCAATTGCAAAAAGCTATTTCTTAAATTTAGACATACATTCTATTACATTTTTAAGATATCCACACCACAGAATGACTTttaatccacccattttctctGATCACTTatctattggggggggggggggggggggcgtccacAGTCTATCCAggaggctatgggtgcaaggcaggaacACTGACACATATGGGCAATTTGCcactttttggactgtggggggaaaccatagtacctggaggaaacccgacgacaacatggggagaacatgcaaactccacacacatggagccatggggggggggctcgaacccgggtcccagcctCACAATGTAAATATAGATCTCCAGCCTCAAACATGACTGTATACCGGCGACGTATTCCATCAGATAAAGCTCGTCTGCACAGTGGTACCAAAAAGCAAAACATAATGACATTCCACATCAACAAATCAATcccaaaacaaacataaacacTAAAATGCTAAATTAACAGCAAAATAAGGATTAAACGTAGCTTTTAACAAGCACATTATGTCAGAGAGCAAATTAACATCGACCGAAAAAAACAGAACACAACTGAAGACATGACATACCATATAACACAGATAACGCTGATGACAATACACTCCAAATCACAGAAGGCAAATGCAATGAAGGAAACGTTTATGCATTTAACCAAATACGCCCCTTTTAAATGTCACATTTGCAAGTGCACCTGTTAGATACACTGAAATGACTTTTAATATGACTGGTCTGTAGAGATCTGACACAGACTGTCTGAGCCTCCTTGGCGAGTGCCCAGTGGTAGGACTGGGCGTGATGCCCTGTGTGGGGGAGGGCACAGGTCTGTAGCACCAGTATACCATCACATACTCCCAGTCTAACCTTGTACTGATACAATAACTGACGCGTGTGGAGTATCAAAACAGATATAATGACAAGCTCTACTTTTAAGAAGAAATATGTGCGAATATATATCTATGGCAACGATAAGcagtcagaagatggatacagatatTGTTTTCGTCATACAAAATCTCAAATTATATcgtatgtccatccatccatccatccatccatccatccatccatccatccatccatttgccaTCACTGCTTATGAAGCTTGGAACCATTCCCAGGAAAGGCAGGGACATCACAGGGAGCACGGAGGATGCGATGGCCGGATGCCAGTGGAAGCACGACGCACACCTGCTAATTGGCTGATATGCTGCTGAACCTTAGCTGGTTGGTTGACTAAAACCGCGCGTAGGCCGACAGAACCCGGAGAAGGCGAGACTGTGCGTCTGTGTGATGATGTCATGCTGCTCTATCTGCTTGATGTCCCACATACAATGACAGCGAGGGAGAACTTCTACTTGCTTGTCAGAAACAAACGGATGCAGACGCAGATGAAAAACTCGAAAGAAGGCAGCAGATGAGGCTTAAAAAGCAAAAATTCACCAATTAAGAAAAGGAAGTAATATAGAACCAAAATGTCGACATTAAATTCCACTTTAAATGTGACCAATTATTCTACAGTTTAGTTTGTTCTCCCTGCTACTCAAGAAACTTAATCAATATACCTGCTTCTACTCTGCTCCTTTATGTGAGAGAGTTTGATTTAATAGATAAATTAATTACAACCAAAATTAATTCATCACACTCCTCCACCTAGAATGACAACCAATCAATGTTCCAAGCAATTCCAatttttggcaaaaaaaaaaagtctttattAATCCTTGAATAATATGTGTTttgaatataaaataaacaaaagagattttatttttcaactgAATATGCATGATTGCAGGCAGTGACTTGGTTCTCTTTCCTGTGTGCAGCTTTTTTTAGTGTCCCCTCCGAAAAGTACACCTCAAGTAGGAACCTGTGATTTCATACCGCCGTCCTCCCAGCACTTTTCCTGGTCCGGGTTGCAGAGGagtctggagcccatcccaggcagcacggcacacacagacacatacagtataagAACGTAGAGACACCAGTCAGCCTTactgcatgcctttggactgtTAGAGGAACCCAAAGACACGGTAGGAAACTTACGCAGCACAGGGACAGCATGCAAACCCCAACCCTAGAGGTCACTCTGCTCTCCCTACATCTTGATTGTCCACTGGTACCTGGCAGGGATGTTAAATGTTTCCACAGCTACAAACATTACTTGAAAACCTTGAAAGGGATCTGAAGCAGGCTTGAACATCATGAGAAGCCCTTTCAAACTTTTAGTCACTGCATGCATAGTGGAAGCTGTAATCGGTGCAGAATTGAACATGCTGTTTTTCCTGCAGTTTGTTTTGTGTGTCGGCCTGTCCATCTGTTCAGTgtgtccccagccttgtgaAATACAAGCTTTGAAAACTTTATTTGCTGAATTAGGCAAAAGGCACTGATATGACACCCCCCCCAATTCACTCACTAGGCTTATTCTTTCTAGACTATTCTTTCTCCTCAGATGTGTCACATTACATTTCATAATCTGACATCATCTAACCTTCGATTTGGGCTTCTTCACTTGCTCAGAGCCCATGTACTTACCCTGTACTTCACTCATCACTTCCATCtttcattgtgttttttatCCGCCCCCATCTGAAAATTGGTTTGCGAGACTAATGTAAAGATATTACATTTGCTTATGATATTATACGGGTTAGCTTTGAATGGAGACCTGGCTActgttgtttgttttgtttttttaaatacatcatATAAAGTGAGTTATTAAACAAGGGAATGACAGCCAGG
The sequence above is a segment of the Brienomyrus brachyistius isolate T26 chromosome 5, BBRACH_0.4, whole genome shotgun sequence genome. Coding sequences within it:
- the si:ch211-243a20.3 gene encoding uncharacterized protein si:ch211-243a20.3: MAPPPIMTMMLLVAMVPAKLLAVESNEIDYGFWNYREGSDNVNVASVRSMTRVLDVWGKRIFNEIKHMLLSQPSALLPDYSRVRPLSESLNDLFKEVTLLQKRITELTNRLATLEPYLRRHGYREEVGRAEDRSVGRALPPQSMRGGGASFAKYPPRYRARLRPVNIPLRRRRVKVYRRVGDRQKHSRTWRGEQSN